One part of the Dehalobacter sp. genome encodes these proteins:
- a CDS encoding reductive dehalogenase has product MDLSNENTKNLEEKKSIPKKLSRRFFLKTSLGMGVGVAGAALLGNQLTGVPGVDRIAEAADIVQHNDMPVEISADYKRYDQCKNVIMRSYAGDPVTAPLFARYFGQHTGEFPSKEGPGRGRLEDALMAGAGSIEGDINGYHSPGFASQGLLYKWDYPVNPDVYKFDSPELASKAVKKAAEFCGASLVGIAPYDERWVFETVFDMKTMKGVPNVLPFKPTNVVVMALEMSYEGFQGAPDFLEMASTANIYSNMSVTAHKVSAFIRRLGYHAIACGNDTALSVPLAVQAGLGELSRIGILLTPEFGPRVRICKVFTDLPLAIDKPITFGAMEFCKNCRKCADACPSGAISKEKEPSFDVSTVSTNGGVKKWAMDCEKCLSQWAEVGTDCGICIKVCPYNKSDEWHHDLVRLGTRTPARPVLRFFDDLFGYGKISVEDATKDFWNK; this is encoded by the coding sequence ATGGACTTAAGTAATGAGAACACAAAGAACCTGGAAGAAAAAAAGAGTATCCCGAAGAAACTAAGCAGGAGGTTTTTTTTGAAAACCTCACTGGGAATGGGGGTTGGGGTAGCGGGTGCAGCCTTACTGGGGAATCAGTTGACGGGGGTTCCGGGAGTGGACAGGATAGCTGAAGCGGCGGATATTGTACAGCATAATGATATGCCCGTTGAAATTTCAGCCGATTACAAGCGGTATGATCAGTGTAAAAATGTTATTATGCGCTCTTATGCGGGAGATCCGGTAACAGCCCCCTTGTTCGCCCGTTATTTCGGTCAACATACCGGGGAATTTCCTTCAAAAGAAGGACCGGGCAGGGGCAGGCTTGAGGACGCCTTGATGGCGGGCGCGGGATCTATTGAGGGTGATATTAATGGTTATCATTCTCCAGGGTTTGCTTCACAAGGACTATTATATAAATGGGACTATCCAGTAAATCCCGATGTATATAAATTTGACAGCCCTGAGCTTGCGAGCAAGGCTGTTAAAAAAGCGGCAGAATTTTGCGGAGCAAGCTTGGTCGGGATAGCCCCATATGACGAACGTTGGGTCTTTGAAACTGTTTTCGATATGAAAACAATGAAAGGTGTTCCGAACGTATTGCCTTTTAAGCCTACGAATGTGGTCGTTATGGCTCTGGAAATGAGCTATGAAGGATTTCAAGGGGCTCCGGATTTTCTCGAAATGGCGTCAACAGCCAATATTTATTCCAATATGAGTGTTACGGCGCATAAAGTAAGTGCTTTCATTCGGCGGTTAGGTTATCACGCCATTGCTTGCGGCAATGATACGGCTTTGAGCGTTCCGCTGGCTGTCCAAGCCGGTTTGGGAGAATTGAGCAGAATTGGTATTCTTCTTACTCCTGAATTCGGGCCAAGAGTTAGGATATGCAAAGTGTTTACAGATTTGCCGTTAGCTATTGACAAGCCGATTACTTTTGGAGCAATGGAATTTTGCAAAAACTGCAGAAAATGCGCGGATGCCTGTCCTTCAGGTGCGATATCCAAAGAGAAAGAACCCAGCTTTGATGTTTCAACCGTTTCGACAAATGGTGGTGTGAAGAAATGGGCTATGGACTGCGAGAAATGTTTATCCCAGTGGGCAGAAGTCGGTACTGACTGCGGTATTTGTATTAAAGTTTGTCCTTACAATAAAAGTGATGAATGGCATCATGATCTTGTCAGATTGGGGACAAGGACCCCTGCAAGGCCAGTCCTAAGATTCTTTGATGATTTGTTCGGTTATGGCAAGATTAGCGTTGAAGATGCAACAAAGGATTTCTGGAATAAATAG
- a CDS encoding amidohydrolase produces MLKSKTLIDVHHHAFLPEMVAEAKRSGMQVAEWNIDYDREVMERLGVTGALLSLPAPSPAKIVRQINIFMGEICAKDPNHYGLLASLPCLSVDDALNEIAYAYDDLNADGFILLSNYNGVYLGDERMEEILAELNRRAAVVFVHPGKPAGDNLPLFGRDIAVYEFPFDTTRSIMDLVYKGKIEKYPNIRWIIAHAGGTIPYLAHRLSIAKEWNGITQSPAEVLAPLSTLYYELALSASPYSIPALKKLAGASHVLFGTDFPMRLEKGIAQSVTDIADNLGLEEDEQHMIAAETALKLFPRFVKN; encoded by the coding sequence ATGCTTAAATCAAAAACATTGATTGATGTACACCATCATGCGTTTCTTCCCGAAATGGTTGCTGAAGCGAAGCGCAGCGGAATGCAAGTAGCGGAGTGGAATATTGATTACGATCGTGAGGTTATGGAGCGCCTGGGAGTTACGGGGGCCTTGCTATCGCTCCCGGCGCCTTCTCCAGCTAAAATTGTTCGCCAGATCAATATTTTCATGGGAGAAATATGCGCAAAGGATCCGAACCACTATGGTCTCCTGGCGAGCCTTCCCTGCCTGAGTGTCGATGACGCCTTAAATGAGATTGCTTATGCCTATGATGACCTTAATGCTGATGGCTTTATCCTCTTAAGCAATTACAACGGCGTTTATCTCGGTGATGAGCGTATGGAGGAAATTTTAGCGGAACTAAACAGGCGGGCGGCAGTCGTCTTTGTTCATCCCGGCAAGCCTGCCGGCGACAATCTGCCTTTATTTGGGCGGGATATTGCAGTTTACGAATTTCCGTTTGATACAACCCGATCAATAATGGATCTCGTTTACAAGGGAAAGATCGAAAAATACCCCAATATTCGCTGGATTATTGCCCATGCCGGAGGGACAATCCCATATCTTGCTCATCGTTTGAGTATTGCTAAAGAATGGAACGGTATCACCCAATCTCCCGCGGAGGTGCTGGCGCCTCTAAGCACGCTTTATTATGAGCTGGCGCTCTCAGCTTCTCCCTATTCAATCCCCGCCTTGAAAAAATTGGCTGGAGCATCCCATGTCCTTTTCGGGACGGATTTTCCTATGAGGCTTGAAAAAGGTATAGCCCAAAGCGTAACGGATATTGCTGATAACCTTGGCCTGGAAGAGGATGAACAACATATGATTGCAGCAGAAACCGCATTAAAGCTTTTTCCGCGTTTTGTAAAAAACTAA
- a CDS encoding dehalogenase yields MIIFWLILGALVASAFWFVYLKFQVAGKMSKTKWVLALISVLWGAFTIAWIVSSLAEAEIQAAGMGLLIFGGIFLCLILLTVKWNDLISKLTFKNNAKDSAIS; encoded by the coding sequence ATGATTATTTTTTGGTTGATTCTGGGTGCACTTGTGGCATCGGCCTTTTGGTTTGTTTATTTAAAGTTCCAGGTAGCGGGAAAAATGTCCAAAACGAAGTGGGTATTGGCTCTAATATCTGTTTTATGGGGAGCTTTCACCATAGCATGGATTGTCAGCAGTTTGGCAGAGGCAGAAATTCAAGCTGCCGGTATGGGATTACTGATATTTGGAGGAATTTTCCTCTGTCTTATTCTTCTTACGGTTAAATGGAATGATTTAATATCCAAATTAACTTTTAAAAATAATGCGAAAGATAGTGCAATTTCATAA
- a CDS encoding 4Fe-4S binding protein — protein sequence MKAFRKFVTLAAILVLLVALGFSWTQTEKDLQPFLIKALPEAQVFKKVNSSPSIYQGIKNRNGNEEKVGYVVIDEAVAYGGPIVIVTGIDLQGKIVGVIIADHKDTPSYIQKITEKKYLEQFIGKIIVAPLSIDKDIDRISGATYSSKGIAKAVSKGSHEVARRQFGLVVQDDEEEPFKFGAKEIAVIVLVALMLIGVALKRRRLRWVTLISSLVLIGFWYNTPVSLANIAGLLMGHFPPFHENLVWYVFLIGIPLITLTLGKNVYCFWLCPFGALQELTAKIGGGKFKCCNKSIETKIAKLRYVLVYMALIGAFLTKTPSFAGYEPFSTLFGRQGFGIQWLILPVVFFASFFIQRFWCRFFCPGLLINEIILHLRKWIKKMSDKIVLYPANQIKMHIKHRG from the coding sequence ATGAAAGCATTTAGGAAATTTGTCACTTTAGCAGCAATACTTGTATTACTTGTAGCCTTGGGCTTCAGTTGGACTCAGACAGAAAAAGACTTGCAGCCATTTTTGATAAAAGCCCTTCCTGAAGCCCAAGTTTTTAAAAAAGTTAATTCTTCTCCGTCGATATATCAAGGAATAAAAAACCGTAACGGTAACGAAGAAAAAGTTGGCTACGTGGTAATAGACGAAGCTGTTGCTTACGGTGGACCCATTGTAATCGTAACCGGAATCGATCTGCAGGGAAAAATCGTCGGGGTAATTATTGCAGATCATAAGGATACGCCTTCCTACATTCAAAAGATCACAGAGAAGAAATATCTTGAACAGTTTATTGGTAAGATAATTGTCGCCCCTTTGTCTATTGATAAAGACATTGACCGTATTTCGGGTGCTACTTATTCCTCAAAGGGTATTGCCAAAGCTGTCTCCAAGGGAAGCCATGAAGTAGCCCGAAGGCAATTTGGACTGGTTGTTCAGGATGATGAGGAGGAACCGTTTAAATTTGGCGCAAAAGAAATAGCTGTTATTGTATTGGTCGCATTAATGTTGATTGGAGTTGCACTCAAACGGAGAAGACTACGCTGGGTTACACTTATCAGCAGTTTAGTCTTGATTGGCTTTTGGTACAATACACCTGTTTCTCTTGCGAATATTGCAGGACTTTTAATGGGCCATTTTCCACCCTTCCATGAAAATCTGGTTTGGTATGTATTCTTGATTGGAATTCCGTTGATCACTTTAACACTAGGAAAGAATGTATACTGTTTTTGGCTTTGTCCTTTTGGTGCCTTGCAGGAATTAACTGCAAAAATCGGCGGCGGCAAATTCAAATGCTGCAATAAGTCAATCGAAACAAAAATAGCCAAATTACGGTATGTACTGGTATACATGGCCCTTATAGGGGCTTTTTTAACCAAAACGCCTAGTTTTGCAGGGTATGAACCTTTTTCCACCTTATTTGGCAGGCAGGGGTTCGGTATTCAGTGGCTTATTTTACCGGTAGTTTTTTTTGCCTCTTTTTTTATACAAAGATTCTGGTGCAGGTTTTTTTGCCCAGGACTGTTAATCAACGAGATAATATTGCATCTCAGAAAATGGATAAAAAAGATGTCGGACAAAATTGTATTGTACCCTGCTAACCAAATAAAAATGCACATTAAACATCGAGGTTAA